The nucleotide window GGGCTGAAGGCGATGGCCCGAATCGCCCCATTGTCGCCGCTGCGGCTGAGGACACGCGCCCCGGTTGCCACATTCCAGACGACGATACGGCCGTCTTCCCCCGCCGATACCAACCGCGAACCGTCCGGGCTAAAGGCCACATCGTTCACCGCCCGCTGGTGGTCTTGCAGCGTGAAAAGAGGCTGACCGCTGGCCGCGTCCCACAGCCGGGCGCTGGTATCGCTGCTGCCGGTGACCACGAAACGGCCGTCTGGGCTAAAAGCAACGGCCGTGATCGGCCCGTCATGCCCGGTCAGGGTCATCTGCAGCTGCGACGCTTGCAGGGCGCGGTACAGCGCGTCCTCCGCCTCGGCCGAAGCTGTCTGGTCCTGAGCAAAAGTAATGTTGACCGCTTCCAGGGCCAGCGCCAGCGCCAGCCGCGGCCGGTTCGCCAGGTTGTCCACACTGGCGCGGGCCAATTCCCGCGATGTCGCCAGGCGGAATTGATGCTCCGCTTCCTGGGCGTTGGCCTGCGCTTCCGCTTCACGGGTGGCCGCCAGGGCGGCGCTGTCCAGAGCAATGGCTTCACTGGTGGCCGCGGCGTTGGCGCTGTTCACCGCCAGGCTCTCGCTGGTGGCCGCGGCATTGGCGCTGATGATGGCCTCGCCTTCGCGGGTGGCGGCCAGGGCGGCATTGGCTATCGCCTGTGCCTCGTTGGCCACGGCCACGGCTTCGCTGGTGGCCGCCAGGGCGGCGTTTTGGGCGGCGATGGCCGCGTTGGTCTGGGCGCGCTGCTCATTCAGCGCCGCCCAGCCGCCGGCCAGCATGGCAATGATGGCGACGACAGCCAGCAGCCCGGTGATGCGCTGCAAGCGCCGGGCATAAGCGCCGCTCTCGGCGGCGAAGGCTTCCTGGTCTTCGGCCCGTTTTTGCTGCTCTTCGGCGCGCAGGCGTTCTGCTTTGGCCAGGGCGCGGGCCTGTTCGATCTGTTGGATGTAGGCCGCCGCTTTTTCTTCTTGCGCTTTTTGTTCGGCGGCCAGGCTGGCGGCGACGAAGGCTTCTTCCAGGCTGTTTTTGTCGGTGTAGCCATCGGCTTCTTGCAGCAGCAGGCCGCGCCACAGGGCGCTGGGGTCCTGGTCGAGCTGCTGCCACTGTTCGGCTGCTTCGCCCAGGCGCAGGCGGCGGCGCTGACCGACTCGCTCTTCCTCCACCCAGCCAATCAGGCGCGGCCAACTGCGGATGAGGGTTTCGTGGGCCAGGTCTAGCTGGTCGTCGTCGCGGTTTTCGCCGGGCAGCAGGGTCATCAGCCGGGCGTTGATCAGGGCGTGCAATACCCGGTCAATTTGCTCTGGCGGCTGGTTGATCTGGCTGAGGGTGGCGCGGCGCACGCGCTGCCGGGTGACTTCCAGACCGGGACCGGGGCGCACGGCCGTTAGCAAAATGTGCCGTGCTGTTTCCCGTTCGTTTGCCGTGAGGTGGTTGTAAAAGGCGTCGGCTGTGTTGGCGATGGCCTGCCGTCCACTGCCCAACTGGTGGTAAGCGGCCCATGTCACGCAGTTGCCTTCGCGCATTTCCCATAATTGGCGCAGGGTAAATTGCAGCAGGGGCAAGGCCGCCGGTTCGCCCAAAACGTCGCGGATCAGCTCTGTCACCAGACCATCGGCGAACTGCAGGCCCACTTTGTCGGCCGGCTTTTTGATGGTTTCGTGCAGCTGCGCGGCGTTCATGGGGGTGACGCGCACCTGGGCCTGTTCATACGGCCGTTGGAAAGCGGTGATGCGCATGAGTTGGCTCTCAAAGTCGGCGCGCATGGTGATGATGAGGCTGTGGCGGGCGGCTGTGTCGGCGATGAGGTTGAGCAGGTTGTCTATGAAGATTTGGCGGATTTCTTCGCTGGCGCAGAGGGTAAAGATTTCTTCAAACTGGTCAATGATCAGGACGGCGGGACGGCCGTCTGGCGCGGCGGCGCGGTTGATGATATGCGCCAGTTGGTGCGGGTTTTTACGGAAAGCGTCGCCGGTTGCCTGTTCCCAGTCGGCGTGGCTGGCGAAGTCGGCGCGCAGGATGCGGGCCAGGCTTTGCAGTGGGTTGGCGCCGGGGACCAGACGTGGGTAATAGCGCCAGGTTTCGCTGCCGGGCAGCGCGCCGCCTTGCAGCCGGGGCAGCAGCCCGGCCAGCAGCGCCGATGATTTGCCGCTGCCAGAAGGGCCGATAACTGCCAGGAAACGGCCGTGTTCCAGCTTGGCTAACATTTGCCCAATGAGTTGGTCGCGGCCAAAAAAGTAGCCGCTGTGGCTGGACTGAAAGGCGTCCAGCCCTACGTAAGGGCACAGGCTGTCGTCCAGGTCCGGCGTCAGGTCGGGGTTATAGGCGGACAGAGCGGCGTCTGGCACAGGCTGATGGGCGCGGCGCAGTTCACCGCGCCAGAAGTCCAGCAGCGTTTGCGCTTCTTGGCGCTCATCGGGGCCGGCAAACAACACGCCGCTGGCCTGAATCTGGCCGATGAAATGGGCGACAGCCGGCCACAAATCGTCGCCATCGGGCAGGGCGTGCTGCCGGTGCAGCAGTTGGGTGTGGGCATCACGTAGTTCAACGAGGTTGGCGAATCGAATGAATTGGTTCATGGTTGTACGTCGCGGGCGCAGCGAAAGCCGACGCTCCAGTAGAGCAGTGAATTTTCATCAATGTTAACGACCGGCGGCAAACCAACCCGCCGCGCGGTCCGCAAATCACCGGCAGGGCTGGTCCAGCCGCCGCCACGAATCACTTTTTGGCCGCTGAGGTCCTGAAGAAAAGCGGAGCCATCAGCCGGGGCTGCCAGGTAGTTGGGGGTGTACCAGTCGGCCACCCATTCCCACATGCTGCCGCCCATGTTGTAGGCGCCAAACAGGCTGACGCCATCGGGATAAGCGTTGACGGGCTTCAGGGCCTGGAAATAGTCGGTAATGCGGGGGTTGATGCCAAACAGGGCCAACTGACGGGTTGGCTGTGTATCGCCCCAGGGGAAGAGACGGCCGTTGACGCTGCGGGCGGCGTATTCCCACTCGGCTTCGCTGGGCAGGCGGGCGTTGACCCATTGGCAGTAATCGTTGGCCCCATACCAGGAGACCCAGTTGATGGGGTAGCTGGCAAAACCGGCTTTGGGTTCGTAGAAGCTGACGTTGTTGAGCAGCATGGTGAAACTGGTCTCAAAACCGGTGGCTACGCAGTCGTGACGGCCGTCGCCACATTTGCCTTTATACCCACCGATGGCATTGAGGAAGCTGGCGTACTGCTGCACGCTGACCTCGTAGGCGTCCAGGTAAAAGTCCGGCACGCTCACTTTATGCAGCGGCAGCTCGTTGTCGCGCTTGTCGGGGTCGTTGGCCAGCCCACCCATCAAAAACGTGTTGCCGGTGATGTAAAGCATCAACATATTGTCGCGGTCACGAAACAGGGCGCCAAGCTGGGCGTTTTGCAAATAGAGGGTATCGAGTTCGCTCCGGCCGGGGGTGGCGGTGGGGCGTTGGGTATCGCCGCTGCGGGTGGCGGTGGCTTCGGCGGCGGCCGTCGCGGTGGCGATGGCCTCTGCCTGAGCGGTGGACGCGGCCCAAATCGCTTCGTTGGTGGCGCGGGCCTCTTCGGTCATGCGGATTTCGTTTTGTGCCTGGCTGGTGGCGATGGTGTCGGCCTGGGAGGTGGCGGTGCCGCTGGCAACGGTGCTGGTGGCGTTGGCGTAACCAGATTCGCGGGTTCCTTTTTGCGCCAGGGCGTCGGCGGTTAGCTGCGCGGCCAGAGACTCGAATTGGGCAGCGTTGGCCGTTGCCTGGGCCGCGCCGGCCGTCTGATTGGCCTGAAACAAGAACAATACGCCGATGATGGCGACAATGGCAAAGATGCCCAACATCAGGCTAAAACGGCGCTCGCGCTGCCGCTGCTTCTCTTTTTCCAGTTCAATGCGCTGTTTTTCTGCCTGGCTGGCTTCGATAAACGCCTGTTCCAGGGGGTTAAGATCGCTGAATTGCAGCGCTTCTTCCAGCGCCGGGCCGCGCAGCAGCAGGTCGCGGTTTTTGTTGTTGTTGGTCCAGGCGTCGGCCTGGGTGGTCAGGCGGTGGCGCTGGCGCAGGTGGATGCGCTCCTCGTCGAGCCAATCCACCAGGCGCGGCCAATTGCGCACCAGGGCTTCGTGGGCGACTTCCAACTGGTCGTCTTCCGCGCTGGTTCCGGCCGAAAGGTGGACAAGCTGCGCCTGGACCAGTTTATCCAGCACCCGGTCTATGCGGTCGTGGGCTTCGCCGGCCTGGTACAGGGCGCGGCGGCGGACGCGGTTGCGGGTGACTTCTAGCCCCTGGCCGACCTGTACCAGGCGCAGCATCAGGCGGCGGGTGGCGACCTGGTCTTCGGGGATCATGTTGTTGTAGAGGGCTTCGGCGGTGTTATCCAGGGCGGCCATCACCCCGCCGATGCGCCGGTAGGCTTCCCAGGTGATGCGGCGGCGCTCGCGGTTTTCCCACAGTTGCAGCAGGGCGAATTGCAGCAGGGGCAGGGCGGCCGGTTCGCCTAAAATTTCGCGGATGAGGGCGTCTACTAATCCTTCTTCAAATTTCAGGCCGATGGATTCGGCCGGTTTTTCGATGGCGCTGCGCAGCTCGCCGGCATTCATGGCGGTGACGCGAATCTGGCAGGCTGCAACGGCCGTTTGCAACACCGGGTATTTGCTTAGTTGGCCTTCGTAATCGGTGCGCATGGTCAGGATGACGGTGTGCCGCTGGCCGCTGCTCTGGGTCAGGCGCAGCAGGTTGTCCAGAAAAGCCTGGCGCTCTGCCTCGTCCTGGCACAGGGTGAATGTTTCCTCGAACTGGTCTATGACGAGGACGGCCGTTTGTTCCCCGGCCGCCTGGATGAGCTTTGTCAACTGCCCGGCATCCTGGCGCAGCTGCTCCACCGTGTCAATCAGCCAGTCGCCGGGGTCCAGGCCATCTGGTTTGAGCAGTAGGGCCAGATGGGCCAACGGCGTGGAGCCGGGCTTTAGCACCGGGTAAATGCGCCAGGGCGCGCCGCCATCGGGGCTGGCCTGGGCCAGACGGGGCAGCAGCCCGGCCAATACAATGGAAGATTTGCCGCTGCCCGATGGCCCCAGAACGGTGACCAGGCGGTGGTTTTGCAGGGCGTGGAGCATATCGGCCACCAGGTCTTCGCGGCCAAAAAAGCGCGGTCCATCGGCCGGTTGGAATGCGCCCAGGCCGACGTAGGGGCAGAGTTCGTCGGGCAGTTCCGGCTCGGTGGTGGGGTCAAATTCGGCCAGCAGGCTTTCGGCCGGCGGGTTGAGTCCGGCATGGTAGAGCTGATTTTCCCAGTAGTCTATCAGGGTTTGTACGGCCCAGCGGTCGCTGTCGTTGTCCAGATAGATGCCGCTGGTTTGGGCGCGCTGCATGAATTGGGTGACGGCCGTATAAAACGCCTCATCTTCCCCCTGGCGGCGGCGCTGCAACAACCCGCTGTGGGTGTCGCGCACCGACATGAGGGAGAGGAAGGGGGTGGTTTCCGCTGTTGTCTGGTCTGGATGGCTCATTTGACTGTCCTCAGCACTAAATCCAGCGATTCGCCGACCTTTTGCAGGTCGTGGCACAGGCTTAATAATTCGACATCCACCTGGCGGAAGCGACGGCCGATCTGGCTGCGAAAGCGGCGAAAGAGCCGCCGCGCCGTCACAATCACCGCTTCTTCAATGGCCTGACCGAGAGAGGCCATGACGGTTTGCAGGTCGCTGGCCCACGCTTCGGTTTTGTCGGCCAGCAGGCGGCCGGTCATGGGTTGCAGGTCTGGCCAGGCTTCGTGGAGTTCGCCCAGGCCGCTGTCCAGGGTGCTTTCGACGCGGCGCAGTTCGTCTTCTATGGCTTGCCAGGCGTCGTGTTCGGCGGCCAGGCGTTGAAGATGGGCGTCTATGCTGCCGAGTGCGCCGCTGTCTTGCCGAATCTGGCTGACCAGCTCTGAGCCTTCGAGATTGGAGGCGTCTATGTTGGCGCAGATGGTGGTAACGGCCGTTGCCAGGTTTTGCAGGCGCAGCGCTTTGGTGGTGATGATTAGTTGGGCGTTCAGCCGGGAGGGTTGGCGGTTAATAATGCGAAAGAGTAGGCGGCTGGCGCTGCTGAGTTGGTCGAGGTCGGCTTCTTCAACGGCCGTGCGCATTGTTTCCCGCACCTTCGCCAACTGCGTGGCCCACACTTGTGTGGGCCACACATCGGACTCCTCGGCAAAGGCGGCTTGCTGCGCCAGGGTCAGCAAATCGTCAATTTTGGCTTTTAAGTTCTGGCTCGTTGATCGCCACTCCGTCCCAGGCCAGGTCGTCGGCTGGCAGCCGTTTGCGATCATTTTCGATGAGGAAGTAGCGATTTTCCAATTCCTGAAACAAGTCATGGGCCAGTTTCAGGTCGTTCATCAGGTTAATCCGGCCGGAGGCGGCCTGGAAATCGCTCTGGAAGCGGATGATTGCCTCGCGGGTTTCGGGGTGGCGCAGCAGTTTTAGCAGCGCCGCGAAGCCCTGGCTGGCAAGCAGCGTATCGGCCGTGCCTTCGTCGGCCTGGGCAATGCGCGGCGCGACGAGGGAGGGCAGTGGTTCGGGGTTGTTTTGGTCTACCAGGATTTGGTCCCAGATGAGGGCCGGCCGCGCTTCGCGCACTGCCGTCAGCAGCACGCGCAGGCGTTGGCGGCGGTTGATGTGCAGGATGAGGGCGTCTATGCGCGCCGAGAGGCCGGTGTCTGGCCCGCCGAGGTCGTCGTGGTTGACGCCTAAATCGTGGCAGAGCAGGCGGAATTCGTTGGCGTCGAATAGGGAGGCGAGGGTTTGCCGCAGTTTGCGGTGACTCACCTGATGGGCTTCGGGGATGATGCCGTCGCTTTCAGGCGGGGATGCGTGTAGTTGGTTGAACTGCGTTGAGTCGCTCATAAGCCTGTGCCCATAACAAGATTATAGGCTCAGGCGGGGAAATTGTAAATTTAAGAGGGTAGGGAAAATGGCAAACGGCCGTTTGCCCTACTCCACAAATATCTCGACACGCTCGCCGTCTTCGTCGGTGATGTCTATGATTTTGCCCTGCTTGCCGCTGCGGATGGCCTGCATGATCTGGTCGTATTCTTTGCCTTCCATGTCTGGGGCAAAGCGCGCCCCCATTTTGATGCCCACGT belongs to Candidatus Leptovillus gracilis and includes:
- a CDS encoding AAA family ATPase, with the translated sequence MNQFIRFANLVELRDAHTQLLHRQHALPDGDDLWPAVAHFIGQIQASGVLFAGPDERQEAQTLLDFWRGELRRAHQPVPDAALSAYNPDLTPDLDDSLCPYVGLDAFQSSHSGYFFGRDQLIGQMLAKLEHGRFLAVIGPSGSGKSSALLAGLLPRLQGGALPGSETWRYYPRLVPGANPLQSLARILRADFASHADWEQATGDAFRKNPHQLAHIINRAAAPDGRPAVLIIDQFEEIFTLCASEEIRQIFIDNLLNLIADTAARHSLIITMRADFESQLMRITAFQRPYEQAQVRVTPMNAAQLHETIKKPADKVGLQFADGLVTELIRDVLGEPAALPLLQFTLRQLWEMREGNCVTWAAYHQLGSGRQAIANTADAFYNHLTANERETARHILLTAVRPGPGLEVTRQRVRRATLSQINQPPEQIDRVLHALINARLMTLLPGENRDDDQLDLAHETLIRSWPRLIGWVEEERVGQRRRLRLGEAAEQWQQLDQDPSALWRGLLLQEADGYTDKNSLEEAFVAASLAAEQKAQEEKAAAYIQQIEQARALAKAERLRAEEQQKRAEDQEAFAAESGAYARRLQRITGLLAVVAIIAMLAGGWAALNEQRAQTNAAIAAQNAALAATSEAVAVANEAQAIANAALAATREGEAIISANAAATSESLAVNSANAAATSEAIALDSAALAATREAEAQANAQEAEHQFRLATSRELARASVDNLANRPRLALALALEAVNITFAQDQTASAEAEDALYRALQASQLQMTLTGHDGPITAVAFSPDGRFVVTGSSDTSARLWDAASGQPLFTLQDHQRAVNDVAFSPDGSRLVSAGEDGRIVVWNVATGARVLSRSGDNGAIRAIAFSPDGAQLAAANDDATLRIWDTASYSFRYLSFGHNDALTDVAYSSDGRLLATSGRDGRIIFWNPANGLSVSAIEPATFQDAPLVIQAIAFSPDGRQLGTANGNGTARIWDIEANRWLDTFAGHASPVNAIAYHPDGQALITASADGTAKLWRIDSGQVIDSLPGGAGSLQTAAYSPDGTQIATAGQDGAARIWNAEPEFELLLLTDHSGAVRRVSFSPDGSLAATGGNDRTARVWDAATGASRHTFSDHNQVVNDVALNGDNTWLASASDDFNARLWDLTTGAVRLPLLVHGGPVNSVMFSSNGRLLLTASDDGFARLWDLGADYAGSTVQQRFDNQGQAVNRAVFSADGARIATAGGGGLARVWSAEGDLLLTLAGHTGAVNDVAFSGDGRFLASAGDDNTARLWDLQTGELVRIFSGHAGPVLGVSFSPDGRHIATASADRATKIWLVEAGQAVRTLVGHTSTVLSVAYSPDGGRLATASADSTAIIQAMDDLTTLFDLGLARATRELTPAECQQYLRGRPCLVVGDGE
- a CDS encoding SUMF1/EgtB/PvdO family nonheme iron enzyme, with amino-acid sequence MSHPDQTTAETTPFLSLMSVRDTHSGLLQRRRQGEDEAFYTAVTQFMQRAQTSGIYLDNDSDRWAVQTLIDYWENQLYHAGLNPPAESLLAEFDPTTEPELPDELCPYVGLGAFQPADGPRFFGREDLVADMLHALQNHRLVTVLGPSGSGKSSIVLAGLLPRLAQASPDGGAPWRIYPVLKPGSTPLAHLALLLKPDGLDPGDWLIDTVEQLRQDAGQLTKLIQAAGEQTAVLVIDQFEETFTLCQDEAERQAFLDNLLRLTQSSGQRHTVILTMRTDYEGQLSKYPVLQTAVAACQIRVTAMNAGELRSAIEKPAESIGLKFEEGLVDALIREILGEPAALPLLQFALLQLWENRERRRITWEAYRRIGGVMAALDNTAEALYNNMIPEDQVATRRLMLRLVQVGQGLEVTRNRVRRRALYQAGEAHDRIDRVLDKLVQAQLVHLSAGTSAEDDQLEVAHEALVRNWPRLVDWLDEERIHLRQRHRLTTQADAWTNNNKNRDLLLRGPALEEALQFSDLNPLEQAFIEASQAEKQRIELEKEKQRQRERRFSLMLGIFAIVAIIGVLFLFQANQTAGAAQATANAAQFESLAAQLTADALAQKGTRESGYANATSTVASGTATSQADTIATSQAQNEIRMTEEARATNEAIWAASTAQAEAIATATAAAEATATRSGDTQRPTATPGRSELDTLYLQNAQLGALFRDRDNMLMLYITGNTFLMGGLANDPDKRDNELPLHKVSVPDFYLDAYEVSVQQYASFLNAIGGYKGKCGDGRHDCVATGFETSFTMLLNNVSFYEPKAGFASYPINWVSWYGANDYCQWVNARLPSEAEWEYAARSVNGRLFPWGDTQPTRQLALFGINPRITDYFQALKPVNAYPDGVSLFGAYNMGGSMWEWVADWYTPNYLAAPADGSAFLQDLSGQKVIRGGGWTSPAGDLRTARRVGLPPVVNIDENSLLYWSVGFRCARDVQP